In Vreelandella piezotolerans, one genomic interval encodes:
- a CDS encoding restriction endonuclease subunit S, with protein MSISAYPAYESYKASGVEWWPRTPAHWTVAPLKHGLRINNGQDHKDVLADDGYPVYGSGGQFAYASSYLHDGEAILLGRKGTIDKPLHVSGKFWSVDTMFYAVCNARLIPRFAYYFVTTIPFFYFSTSTALPSMTQDDLKNTPVSLPPLPEQRSIAAFLDNKCAKIDEAVRIKEEQIKLLRERRQILIQQAVTRGLTPDVPTKDSGIDWIGEIPAHWEVRRSKFLFKQSKELARKDDIQLSATQSYGVISQEKFESLVGRRVVKISTNLDKRKHVELNDFVISMRSFQGGLERAYATGCIRSSYVILRPDPEVNPDFFGYLLKIPRYIHALQITGNFIRDGQDLTFENFADVDLFIPPYQEQSEIADHIKRSCDRIDDAITIKENQIAKLNEYKTSLINAAVTGKIKVS; from the coding sequence ATGAGTATTTCGGCTTATCCAGCGTACGAAAGCTATAAAGCAAGCGGTGTGGAATGGTGGCCACGGACTCCTGCACACTGGACAGTGGCACCTCTCAAGCACGGTCTTCGCATTAATAATGGCCAAGACCACAAAGATGTCTTGGCCGATGACGGTTATCCAGTTTATGGGTCAGGCGGGCAATTTGCCTATGCCTCCTCATATCTACATGATGGCGAGGCTATTTTACTTGGTCGAAAAGGGACAATCGATAAGCCCCTGCACGTGTCCGGCAAATTCTGGTCAGTCGACACCATGTTCTATGCAGTATGCAACGCTCGGTTAATACCTAGGTTCGCGTACTATTTCGTGACTACAATCCCGTTTTTTTACTTCTCTACTTCGACCGCACTCCCGAGCATGACGCAGGACGATCTGAAGAACACTCCAGTATCTCTGCCTCCCCTCCCCGAACAACGCTCCATCGCCGCATTTCTGGATAATAAATGCGCCAAGATCGATGAGGCTGTACGGATCAAGGAGGAGCAAATCAAGCTCCTGCGCGAGCGTCGGCAGATCCTGATTCAGCAGGCCGTCACCCGTGGCCTGACCCCTGACGTGCCCACGAAGGACAGTGGCATCGATTGGATTGGGGAAATTCCTGCACATTGGGAAGTGCGGCGAAGTAAATTCCTATTTAAGCAAAGTAAAGAGTTAGCCCGTAAGGACGATATTCAATTATCGGCTACCCAATCTTACGGAGTTATCTCACAGGAAAAGTTTGAGTCCTTGGTGGGACGTAGAGTCGTTAAAATTTCGACTAATCTCGACAAGCGAAAGCATGTCGAACTAAATGATTTCGTTATAAGCATGAGAAGTTTCCAGGGAGGGCTCGAGCGAGCCTATGCAACAGGCTGCATTCGTTCGTCCTACGTCATTCTTAGACCTGACCCTGAAGTGAATCCCGATTTTTTTGGCTATTTGTTAAAGATCCCGCGCTACATCCATGCGCTGCAAATTACCGGGAATTTTATTCGGGATGGACAAGACCTGACATTTGAAAATTTCGCTGACGTGGATCTCTTCATCCCGCCATATCAGGAACAGTCTGAAATTGCAGATCATATTAAACGCAGCTGCGACAGAATCGATGATGCTATCACGATCAAGGAAAACCAGATCGCCAAGCTAAATGAATACAAAACCAGCCTAATCAACGCGGCGGTAACGGGCAAAATCAAGGTCAGTTAA